ACCGAGTTCTCTCCAGATACAAAGTCATCAACATACAAAGCTCTTACAAGAGCAACCACAAATTCAGGATCAATGTTCTCATACCTTGCTAAGTGGTTCCTCGATGTTACATTCAAAATAATGGGGAGCAAACTAGACCAAAACAAGACGAGTGAATCTCAGTGTGATCACTTCTGGATTCGGGGAGTTGATGTCATCTACCCATAGGAACCTTAACAAGTCTCTCTCTGCTGGATTGACTTCAATGTTCAAGAATGCTTTTTCTAAATCACCAATCAAAACCACTTTATGGAGACGAAATCTCAGTGAGACATCAAAGATCAGTGGAGTTAAGGCTGGACCTGGTAGAAGACAATCATTCAAACTTGGCTCATAGCGGGATTTAGCACTGGCGTCATAAACCACACGTAGTTTAGTAGTGGTTCTGTTTTCGTTCACTACTTCTTTATGAGGAATGTAATGTGCAGTTCCAGGAAGGATATCTAAATCATGACTCTTGTCATTCAATTCAACAACACCAGCATTTAATTGTTCCTTGATGACACTGTCATATTGTTGTAGCAATTCTGGCTTGGACCTTACTCTTTGCAATGAAGAAACAAGGCGATTCTGTGCCAACAAGTAATTGTCTGGAATAATCGGGTGTTCAGTCTTGAAGGGAAGAGACACTTCATAACGGGTTCCATTGAACTTCATTTTGGTAAGATAGTCTTCAAGAAAATCTCCCTCTCTATTCTTTACTCCAAGAGTATCATAGTCCCAAAACTTACTTAGCTCCTTTTTCCGGTAAGAAATCATCTGAAACTAAGTTCTCTTCATTGACTTGACATTCAGTTTTCATAACATGGGAAACGTTAACAGTTGATAACTGTGAATTCGCACTTACCGCATTCACAGGACCACTCAATACATATCCTAGTCTTGTGCGAATTGCCACTGGTCCATGGAGCTCCCCCCTTACCACGTGATTCTGAACCATAGACCAGTAATGATCGGCTCCGATCATGACATCAATTTCTAGATCCTCGTCACCTCGTGAGTGATCAGCCAGAGGTAAGCCTTGCAGATGTGGGTAACACTGCTGTACAATTTCAATGGTCTGGTTTGTGATGGGACAACAGATCAACTCAACTTCATAGGCATTCATGAACACTGTCAAATTGTCTTGACATTCCAATGCAAACTGAACGATGCTACATTGTTTCAATGAGGGTTCATTGTTTCCAAAAGTATGTATTAGAACTGTATCGCTTCCAATTGGTGGTAAGCTCAATTCAATTTGCTCCTTAACCGTGCgctcttatatatatatatatatatgtatatgtatatatatatatatatatatatatatatatatatatatatatatatatataactaactgcagacagtactgtttcggccttctgggcctcatcagtgcagtgctgatgtctaggatggaggtaaagctataaagccaccccagatgtcccacgcatgtggtatatccaagtcatgccagagtgctcaaactagcgagctagtgagcatgcgcaattgctagcggcaatgactcatcctagtagagtgctcaatttgaacatgaaagcaaaagctttgtaatgccaaagagctatatct
The sequence above is a segment of the Montipora foliosa isolate CH-2021 chromosome 2, ASM3666993v2, whole genome shotgun sequence genome. Coding sequences within it:
- the LOC137991154 gene encoding uncharacterized protein, with translation MKFNGTRYEVSLPFKTEHPIIPDNYLLAQNRLVSSLQRVRSKPELLQQYDSVIKEQLNAGVVELNDKSHDLDILPGTAHYIPHKEVVNENRTTTKLRVVYDASAKSRYEPSLNDCLLPGPALTPLIFDVSLRFRLHKVVLIGDLEKAFLNIEVNPAERDLLRFLWVDDINSPNPEVITLRFTRLVLV